One stretch of Micromonospora echinospora DNA includes these proteins:
- a CDS encoding aldo/keto reductase, with protein MQQRPLGRSGLAVSRLALGTMTWGRDTDADDAAAQLKSFLDAGGNLVDTADVYADGDAEAVIGSLLGSLVDRDELLIATKAGLRPGSGRRRDGSRGHLLRTLDASLRRLGTDHVDLWQVHGYDPDTPLEETLSALDHAVSSGKARYVGVSNFSGWQTARAATWQAAWPGRAPVVAAQVEYSLLERGVEREVLPACAGMGLGVLPWSPLGRGVLTGKYRNGRPADSRAVSPHFERFVATYLEPRCSSIVEAVAIAAGGLGVSPLEVALAWVRDRPGVTAPILGARTVGQLLGALQVERMTLPAEIVTALDDVSAVPVGYPERDG; from the coding sequence ATGCAACAGCGACCGCTCGGCCGAAGCGGGCTGGCGGTATCGCGGCTCGCGCTCGGCACCATGACCTGGGGACGGGACACCGACGCCGACGACGCGGCCGCCCAGCTGAAGAGTTTCCTCGACGCGGGCGGCAACCTCGTGGACACCGCCGACGTGTACGCCGACGGCGACGCCGAGGCGGTGATCGGCTCGCTGCTGGGCAGCCTGGTGGACCGCGACGAGCTGCTGATCGCCACCAAGGCGGGGCTGCGGCCGGGCAGCGGCCGGCGCCGAGACGGCTCGCGCGGGCACCTGCTGCGTACGCTCGACGCCTCGCTGCGCCGGCTCGGCACCGACCACGTCGACCTCTGGCAGGTGCACGGGTACGACCCGGACACCCCGCTGGAGGAGACGCTCTCGGCACTGGACCACGCCGTGTCCAGCGGGAAGGCACGCTATGTCGGCGTGTCGAACTTCTCCGGCTGGCAGACCGCCCGCGCCGCAACCTGGCAGGCCGCCTGGCCGGGGCGGGCGCCGGTGGTCGCCGCGCAGGTGGAGTACTCGCTGCTGGAGCGCGGCGTGGAACGGGAGGTGCTGCCCGCCTGCGCCGGGATGGGGCTGGGCGTACTGCCGTGGTCGCCGCTGGGCCGGGGCGTGCTCACCGGCAAGTACCGCAACGGCCGCCCGGCCGACTCCCGGGCGGTGTCGCCGCACTTCGAGCGGTTCGTCGCCACCTACCTGGAGCCGCGCTGCTCCAGCATCGTGGAGGCGGTCGCCATCGCGGCCGGCGGGCTCGGCGTGTCGCCGCTGGAGGTGGCGCTGGCCTGGGTCCGGGACCGGCCCGGCGTGACCGCGCCGATTTTGGGCGCCCGCACCGTCGGGCAACTGCTCGGCGCGTTGCAGGTGGAGCGGATGACGCTGCCGGCGGAGATCGTCACGGCGCTCGACGACGTGTCGGCGGTGCCGGTGGGCTATCCGGAGCGCGACGGCTGA
- a CDS encoding LLM class F420-dependent oxidoreductase, translating into MRLGLNLGYQTAWSTPFDHLALAQEADRLGYSVVWAAEAYGSDSPSILSWIAGQTERIDVGSAVMQIPARSPAMTAMTAATIDAISGGRFRLGLGVSGPQVSEGWHGVRFAKPLARTREYVDIVKLAVARKEVAYDGEHYTLPLPDGPGKALRLGFHPPREHIPIYLAAVGPKNLELAGEIADGWLAVFYSPEFAEEHLASVRTGRAAAGKELDGFDVVPSVPVVIGDDIATCAELVRWYAALYVGGMGSRKQNFYNQLATRMGYGDAAREVQDLYLAKRQRDAAAAVPMEFIDRTSLLGPKERIAERMREYAAAGVTTLSVSLFVADRESGVQTLRTVAEALELSGVGE; encoded by the coding sequence GTGCGACTCGGGCTCAACCTCGGATACCAGACGGCGTGGAGCACGCCGTTCGACCACCTGGCATTGGCCCAGGAGGCGGACCGGCTCGGCTACTCGGTCGTGTGGGCCGCAGAGGCGTACGGCTCGGACTCGCCGAGCATCCTGTCCTGGATCGCCGGGCAGACGGAGCGGATCGACGTCGGGTCGGCGGTCATGCAGATCCCGGCCCGCTCGCCGGCCATGACCGCGATGACCGCGGCGACCATCGACGCGATCTCCGGCGGCCGGTTCCGGCTCGGCCTGGGCGTGTCCGGCCCGCAGGTCTCGGAGGGCTGGCACGGCGTCCGGTTCGCCAAGCCGCTGGCCCGCACCCGCGAGTACGTCGACATCGTCAAGCTGGCGGTGGCCCGCAAGGAGGTCGCGTACGACGGCGAGCACTACACGCTGCCGCTGCCGGACGGCCCGGGCAAGGCGCTGCGGCTGGGCTTCCACCCGCCGCGCGAGCACATCCCGATCTACCTGGCCGCCGTCGGCCCGAAGAACCTGGAGCTGGCCGGCGAGATCGCCGACGGCTGGCTGGCCGTCTTCTACTCCCCGGAGTTCGCCGAGGAGCACCTCGCCTCGGTCCGGACCGGCCGCGCCGCCGCCGGCAAGGAACTGGACGGCTTCGACGTGGTGCCGTCCGTGCCGGTCGTGATCGGCGACGACATCGCCACCTGCGCCGAGCTGGTCCGCTGGTACGCCGCCCTGTACGTCGGCGGCATGGGCAGCCGCAAGCAGAACTTCTACAACCAGCTCGCCACCCGGATGGGCTACGGCGACGCGGCCCGCGAGGTCCAGGACCTCTACCTGGCCAAGCGGCAGCGCGACGCGGCCGCCGCCGTACCCATGGAGTTCATCGACCGCACCTCGCTGCTCGGCCCGAAGGAGCGCATCGCCGAGCGCATGCGGGAGTACGCCGCCGCCGGCGTGACCACGCTGTCGGTGTCGCTGTTCGTGGCCGACCGGGAGAGCGGGGTGCAGACCCTGCGGACCGTAGCCGAGGCGCTGGAGCTGTCCGGAGTCGGCGAGTGA
- a CDS encoding undecaprenyl-diphosphate phosphatase: MTWLEAIVLGLVQGLTEFLPVSSSGHLRITSAIFFGRDAGASFTAVTQLGTEAAVLIYFAKDIWRIVRTWCVGLVDRSVRSSLDYRMGWYVIVGTIPIGIFGLIFKDQIRTAGRNLWLISCTLILGAVLLAFAEYWGRQTRTLENFRMRDGVIMGFAQAAALVPGVSRSGGTLTAGLLLNLTRETAARYSFLLAIPAVVISGVFSLPDVFEPSAPGTAAPSVAQMVVATLIAFVVGYAAIAWLLRYVAHHTLYVFVLYRVALGSLVICLLATGTLSAT, translated from the coding sequence GTGACCTGGCTCGAAGCCATCGTCCTGGGCCTCGTCCAGGGACTGACCGAGTTCCTCCCGGTGTCCTCGTCGGGGCACCTGCGGATCACCTCGGCCATCTTCTTCGGCCGGGACGCGGGCGCGTCGTTCACCGCTGTCACCCAGCTCGGCACCGAAGCCGCCGTCCTGATCTACTTCGCCAAGGACATCTGGCGGATCGTGCGGACCTGGTGCGTGGGCCTGGTCGACCGCTCGGTGCGCTCCAGCCTCGACTACCGCATGGGCTGGTACGTCATCGTCGGCACCATCCCGATCGGCATCTTCGGACTGATCTTCAAGGACCAGATCCGCACCGCCGGCCGGAACCTCTGGCTGATCTCCTGCACACTGATCCTCGGCGCGGTGCTGCTCGCCTTCGCCGAGTACTGGGGCCGCCAGACCCGTACGCTGGAGAACTTCCGGATGCGCGACGGCGTGATCATGGGCTTCGCCCAGGCCGCGGCGCTCGTGCCCGGCGTGTCCCGCTCAGGCGGCACGTTGACCGCGGGCCTGCTGCTCAACCTGACCCGGGAGACCGCGGCCCGCTACTCGTTCCTGCTGGCCATCCCGGCCGTGGTGATCTCCGGTGTGTTCAGCCTTCCGGACGTCTTCGAGCCGTCCGCGCCCGGCACCGCCGCGCCGAGCGTCGCGCAGATGGTGGTGGCGACGCTCATCGCGTTCGTCGTCGGGTACGCCGCCATCGCCTGGCTGCTGCGCTACGTCGCACACCACACGCTGTACGTCTTCGTGCTGTACCGGGTGGCGCTCGGCAGTCTGGTCATCTGCCTGCTGGCCACGGGCACGCTCAGCGCGACCTGA